From a single Bacteroidia bacterium genomic region:
- a CDS encoding pseudouridine synthase produces the protein MAKKPERNPKKEPFWKNMMEEKKKVVKKRLEKTPLKKQPSARPPRDKDPNAAKTNAAKANVKSVKVNEPIRLNRFIAQAGICSRREADDLIAKGHVKVNGKIATELGLKVDPAKDKIEYKGQLLKAQNFVYILLNKPKNMITTTSDPQGRKTVIDAVEGATTERVFPVGRLDRNTTGLILLTNDGDLAKKLTHPSHRVRKIYYVTLDKPVLEEDMQRLLDGITLEDGEAKVDKIDYAMGQERNEVGVEIHSGKNRIVRRMFEAMGYKVEKLDRTALGSLTKKNLPRGNWRILSESEVAYLRMM, from the coding sequence ATGGCAAAGAAACCGGAGAGAAACCCGAAGAAAGAACCCTTCTGGAAGAACATGATGGAGGAGAAGAAGAAGGTGGTGAAGAAGCGTCTGGAAAAGACACCGCTGAAGAAACAACCTAGTGCACGGCCTCCCCGCGACAAGGATCCCAACGCTGCGAAAACCAATGCTGCTAAGGCGAATGTTAAGTCTGTAAAAGTCAATGAACCGATCAGACTCAACCGGTTTATTGCTCAGGCTGGTATCTGTTCCCGCAGGGAAGCAGACGATCTGATCGCCAAAGGCCACGTAAAAGTCAATGGTAAGATCGCAACAGAACTGGGGCTGAAGGTCGATCCGGCAAAAGATAAAATTGAGTATAAAGGGCAACTGCTGAAGGCGCAAAATTTTGTCTACATTCTGCTCAATAAACCGAAAAATATGATCACCACCACCAGTGACCCGCAGGGACGGAAAACGGTGATCGATGCGGTCGAAGGAGCTACCACTGAGCGTGTATTCCCTGTAGGAAGACTCGACCGTAATACTACCGGTCTGATCTTACTGACCAATGATGGAGACCTCGCAAAAAAACTGACACACCCCTCCCACAGGGTGCGAAAAATCTATTATGTAACACTCGACAAGCCGGTTTTGGAAGAAGATATGCAGCGACTTCTCGATGGAATCACCCTGGAAGATGGTGAGGCAAAAGTCGATAAAATCGACTACGCGATGGGACAGGAACGCAACGAAGTGGGCGTGGAAATCCACAGTGGGAAAAATCGCATCGTCAGGCGCATGTTTGAAGCAATGGGCTATAAAGTCGAAAAACTGGACCGCACCGCATTGGGGTCGCTGACTAAAAAAAATCTCCCTCGCGGAAACTGGCGTATTCTCTCGGAGAGTGAAGTTGCTTATCTGCGAATGATGTAA
- a CDS encoding MOSC domain-containing protein, whose amino-acid sequence MTISEIFIYPIKSLGGISLQKVNITDRGPQYDRRWMLVDKQNRFITQRKYPEMALLQPEIQGDQLIISHKTRDIPPLMIGMLPEAGEVVRATVWEYECNTLAVSHYADAWLSEVLKIDCRLVYMPDASKIPVAEKHQRAGEINSLSDGLPFLLAGQASLDNLNSLMEKPVSMDRFRTNFVFTGGQPYEEDKWKKIRIGEVIFYPVTRRGRCVMTNVNQATGEKEKEPFHTLSIYRNTGDKVIFGMGMIHEGGGTVNVGDTLEVIH is encoded by the coding sequence ATGACAATATCGGAGATTTTTATTTACCCAATCAAATCCCTTGGAGGAATTTCCCTTCAGAAGGTGAACATCACTGACCGTGGGCCTCAATATGACCGCCGCTGGATGCTGGTGGACAAACAAAATCGTTTCATCACCCAGCGAAAGTATCCGGAAATGGCGCTTTTGCAACCGGAAATCCAGGGTGACCAATTGATTATCAGCCACAAAACCCGAGATATTCCACCCCTGATGATCGGTATGCTGCCGGAGGCGGGTGAGGTCGTGCGTGCCACCGTTTGGGAGTATGAGTGCAATACGCTCGCTGTCAGCCACTATGCCGATGCATGGCTGAGCGAAGTGCTCAAAATCGATTGCCGGCTGGTATATATGCCCGATGCCAGTAAAATCCCCGTAGCGGAAAAACATCAGCGCGCAGGTGAAATCAACAGCCTTTCTGACGGACTTCCATTTTTGCTGGCAGGCCAGGCTTCTCTCGACAATCTCAACAGCCTGATGGAAAAACCGGTCTCTATGGATCGCTTCCGCACCAACTTTGTGTTTACCGGCGGGCAGCCCTACGAAGAAGACAAATGGAAAAAAATTCGTATTGGGGAAGTGATATTTTATCCTGTGACCCGACGTGGGCGGTGTGTAATGACCAACGTCAATCAGGCTACCGGGGAAAAAGAAAAAGAGCCATTTCACACACTCTCTATTTACCGAAATACGGGGGATAAGGTGATTTTTGGTATGGGAATGATTCATGAAGGAGGGGGCACCGTCAACGTGGGGGATACCCTTGAGGTGATTCACTGA
- a CDS encoding DUF3137 domain-containing protein — protein sequence MSDKFGIFGPSKQEIWKQLAQELDADFVAGGFRRKDKVVAYHRNWVITLDTYVVSNGKTSQTLTRIRAPYVNRDDFLFTIYRENFFTNIGKFFGLKDVVVGYPEFDDAFIIQGNDERKLKMMFSNPKIRELISYQPAIHLQLKDDEGWFQPKFPEGINELYFQVHGVIKDIVRLHDLYDLFTEVLDHLCEIGTAYEDDPATI from the coding sequence ATGAGCGATAAATTTGGCATATTTGGCCCCAGCAAACAAGAAATCTGGAAACAACTTGCACAGGAACTGGATGCAGATTTTGTGGCAGGAGGGTTTCGGCGAAAAGATAAGGTTGTAGCCTACCACCGCAACTGGGTGATCACACTTGACACGTATGTTGTCTCCAACGGTAAAACTTCTCAAACCTTAACCCGTATCCGCGCCCCTTATGTCAACCGGGATGATTTTCTGTTTACCATTTACCGGGAAAACTTCTTTACCAACATCGGCAAGTTTTTTGGACTAAAAGATGTCGTGGTAGGATATCCGGAATTTGACGATGCCTTTATCATCCAGGGAAATGACGAGCGCAAACTTAAGATGATGTTTTCAAACCCCAAAATTCGCGAACTGATCAGTTATCAGCCCGCGATTCATCTTCAACTTAAGGACGATGAGGGTTGGTTTCAGCCGAAATTCCCGGAAGGCATCAATGAGCTTTACTTTCAGGTTCACGGAGTGATCAAAGATATTGTCCGGCTGCACGATTTGTATGATTTATTTACAGAAGTGCTGGATCATCTTTGTGAGATCGGTACGGCCTACGAAGATGATCCAGCTACGATTTGA
- a CDS encoding glycosyltransferase family 4 protein, with product MANEAPLKILMLCTKFPYPPKDGGTMAMHSMIRGFSKAGHQVTVLTMNTSKHYVLLRSLPDEILRMASFYAVDVNTDVQFLDALSNLIFSRESYHVIRFTSQAFKAQLERLLEKNDYDVVQLETLYMAPYIPVIRAMKPKALISLRTHNIEYEIWSRRADNEKNPIKEYYFRETSARIKRYEEDTYAANPFDVVIPITGKDAGILKNMGVKTPVMVSQAGIEEEDLDTSPVKTTPQSIFYIGSLDWGPNLEGIEWFLKNVWPRVTKMHPKVKFHLAGRSMPEKYIKLDEENIVIAGEVESSGKFIRSKSIMVVPILSGSGMRVKIAEGLAYGKAIVATRIAAEGISVKHGYDILLADTPEEFANCIAVLIEKESMLTTIGHHAKELWKRELKNDKIISTLVDFYRKEVAKKVK from the coding sequence ATGGCAAATGAAGCTCCCCTTAAAATCCTCATGCTCTGCACCAAATTTCCCTATCCGCCCAAAGATGGCGGCACAATGGCTATGCATAGCATGATTCGTGGGTTTTCCAAAGCCGGGCATCAGGTTACGGTATTGACCATGAATACCAGCAAACATTACGTGTTGTTGCGTTCGCTGCCTGATGAGATTCTGCGAATGGCCAGTTTTTATGCGGTGGATGTAAATACAGATGTACAATTCCTGGATGCTCTTTCCAATCTGATCTTCAGCCGGGAATCGTATCATGTCATTCGGTTTACGTCCCAGGCATTTAAAGCCCAATTGGAACGATTGCTGGAAAAAAATGATTATGACGTGGTCCAGCTGGAGACACTGTACATGGCGCCTTATATTCCCGTCATTCGCGCCATGAAACCCAAGGCCCTTATTTCCCTCCGCACCCACAATATTGAGTATGAAATCTGGAGCCGAAGGGCCGATAATGAAAAAAACCCTATCAAAGAGTACTATTTTCGGGAAACATCTGCCCGGATAAAACGGTATGAAGAAGATACCTATGCCGCCAATCCTTTTGACGTCGTAATACCGATAACAGGAAAAGATGCGGGCATACTCAAAAATATGGGGGTAAAAACGCCTGTAATGGTTTCTCAGGCTGGTATTGAAGAAGAAGATCTCGATACCTCCCCGGTAAAAACAACGCCTCAATCTATTTTCTATATCGGCTCACTTGACTGGGGACCGAACCTGGAAGGCATAGAGTGGTTTCTGAAAAATGTATGGCCAAGGGTCACCAAAATGCATCCTAAAGTGAAGTTTCACCTTGCAGGGCGCAGTATGCCGGAAAAATACATCAAACTGGATGAGGAAAATATTGTCATCGCAGGCGAAGTGGAAAGCTCCGGCAAGTTTATCCGCTCCAAATCCATCATGGTAGTTCCTATCCTCTCAGGTAGTGGTATGCGGGTAAAAATTGCCGAAGGCCTGGCTTATGGAAAAGCAATTGTCGCTACAAGAATTGCCGCAGAGGGAATCAGCGTCAAACACGGATATGATATCCTGCTCGCAGACACGCCCGAAGAGTTTGCCAACTGCATCGCAGTACTGATTGAAAAAGAAAGTATGCTTACAACTATCGGACATCATGCCAAAGAGCTGTGGAAGCGGGAGTTGAAAAATGATAAAATCATCAGCACCCTGGTCGATTTTTACCGCAAGGAAGTAGCGAAAAAAGTAAAGTAA
- a CDS encoding outer membrane beta-barrel protein translates to MNLIAKQTIKKLSLSLMMLFILGLGISPSASAQKLKFGPRVGISSAGVELNDLIIKDANDVQQLKLTLQNSTPEYQMGVFARVQLLGLYVQPELLFTTAASTYEVTDAQTGDVSERTERYYNVEIPVIGGLKLGPLRAQGGPVFRTQLGNKSDLANIDNYGRKFSESTVGFQAGVGIDLGKKIVLDLKYEPNLGRFRDDVTIMGNTYAISDRKSQLIFAAGYSF, encoded by the coding sequence ATGAACCTCATCGCTAAACAAACAATCAAAAAGCTCTCCCTTTCCCTGATGATGCTTTTTATCCTGGGACTTGGGATTTCTCCATCTGCTTCAGCACAAAAACTGAAATTTGGGCCACGGGTAGGGATTAGTTCTGCCGGAGTAGAACTCAATGACCTGATCATCAAAGATGCCAACGACGTACAGCAGTTGAAGCTCACACTTCAAAACTCTACCCCTGAGTACCAGATGGGTGTATTCGCCCGGGTGCAACTGCTTGGGCTGTATGTGCAGCCAGAGTTGCTTTTCACGACGGCGGCCTCTACCTATGAAGTAACTGATGCTCAGACCGGCGATGTTTCAGAGCGTACCGAAAGGTATTACAATGTAGAAATCCCGGTCATCGGTGGACTGAAACTCGGCCCGCTGCGTGCACAGGGTGGTCCGGTATTCCGTACTCAGCTGGGCAATAAGTCAGACCTGGCAAATATCGACAATTACGGAAGGAAATTCAGTGAGTCAACGGTAGGATTTCAGGCTGGCGTGGGAATTGACCTCGGTAAAAAGATCGTCCTTGACCTCAAATATGAGCCTAACCTGGGCAGGTTCAGAGACGACGTTACCATTATGGGCAATACCTACGCAATCTCAGACCGAAAATCTCAGCTGATTTTTGCAGCCGGTTATTCCTTCTGA
- the aceK gene encoding bifunctional isocitrate dehydrogenase kinase/phosphatase, with translation MKNEHAISTAQMIIEGFDGYLREFKEITSRAKIRFENRDWHGIQADSRRRLNLYKRQVSRYARITTTHLGESFSDIDLWKEIKKEYARVSLKKFEYEIAETFFNSVCRKVLGEIGADLDMMFVADEHTKREYASEAPIYRSYPGNQDTHEVIRQLLLDCQFSIPYEDLERDVEYITAQIENDILNLHQSDVETRLDVLNSVFYRNKGAYLVGRIYCAGKVFPFLVPLLHGENGIFADTVITDQDDMSIVFSFTRSYFLVEVEIPSELVHFIKTILPLKPYSDLYNSIGFNKHGKTELYRHFLVHLDKSEDKFVVAPGIRGMVMAVFTLPSYHIVFKLIKDKFDPPKSMSKAQVMSKYKLVSLHDRVGRMADTHEFEHFVLPKNRFSEELLEELLRVAPSIVHVEGDQVIIDHLYTERKMIPLNIFLENADAGDIAAAVDEYGNCIKQLAAANIFPGDMLLKNFGVTRHRRVVFYDYDEIGFLTDYTFRRLPEPSDLDEVYASTPWFAVGANDVFPEEFKYFLIGKEEIRSIFFELHDDLFDPRFWIDMQQKQINGEIVDVFPYRRRKRFLNTKY, from the coding sequence ATGAAAAATGAGCACGCAATTTCAACGGCACAGATGATCATTGAAGGATTCGATGGATATCTGAGGGAATTTAAAGAAATTACCAGCCGCGCCAAAATACGTTTTGAAAATAGAGACTGGCATGGCATTCAGGCAGACAGCCGCCGCCGGCTGAATCTCTATAAAAGGCAGGTTTCCCGCTACGCCCGGATTACGACTACTCATCTGGGAGAAAGTTTTTCTGATATCGATCTCTGGAAAGAAATCAAAAAAGAATATGCCCGGGTTTCCCTGAAAAAATTCGAATATGAAATTGCAGAGACTTTTTTCAATTCCGTTTGCCGCAAAGTACTCGGCGAAATCGGTGCCGATCTGGATATGATGTTTGTGGCTGACGAGCATACCAAAAGGGAGTATGCTTCGGAAGCGCCGATTTACCGTAGCTACCCCGGCAATCAAGATACTCATGAGGTGATCCGGCAATTGTTGCTCGATTGTCAGTTTAGCATTCCCTATGAAGACCTTGAACGGGATGTCGAGTATATTACTGCACAGATTGAAAATGATATTTTGAATCTGCATCAATCTGATGTTGAAACTCGCCTCGATGTCCTCAACTCGGTGTTTTATCGCAATAAAGGAGCCTATCTGGTCGGAAGAATATATTGCGCAGGAAAAGTATTTCCCTTCCTGGTCCCATTGCTGCATGGAGAGAATGGCATATTTGCAGATACGGTAATTACAGATCAGGATGATATGAGTATTGTGTTTAGTTTTACACGATCGTATTTCCTGGTAGAAGTCGAAATTCCCTCGGAGTTGGTGCACTTTATCAAAACCATCCTTCCGCTAAAACCTTACAGTGATCTCTACAATTCTATCGGCTTCAACAAACATGGGAAAACCGAGCTTTACCGGCATTTTTTGGTACACCTCGACAAATCTGAGGATAAATTTGTGGTTGCTCCGGGAATCAGGGGTATGGTAATGGCTGTATTTACGCTTCCCTCCTATCACATTGTATTTAAACTGATCAAAGACAAATTTGACCCGCCAAAGTCCATGAGCAAAGCGCAGGTGATGTCTAAATACAAACTGGTATCACTGCACGATCGGGTAGGGCGAATGGCCGATACACACGAATTTGAGCATTTTGTACTGCCCAAAAACCGATTTTCGGAAGAGTTGCTCGAAGAGCTGCTCAGGGTTGCCCCTTCTATTGTTCATGTGGAGGGCGATCAGGTGATCATTGACCATCTGTATACCGAGCGAAAAATGATCCCACTCAATATTTTTCTGGAAAATGCAGATGCCGGAGATATTGCCGCTGCCGTGGACGAATATGGCAACTGTATCAAACAACTCGCCGCCGCCAATATCTTTCCCGGCGACATGCTCCTCAAAAATTTTGGTGTTACCCGACACCGCCGGGTGGTGTTTTATGACTATGATGAAATTGGTTTCCTGACCGACTATACCTTTCGTCGGTTGCCCGAACCCAGCGATCTTGACGAAGTATATGCCTCCACGCCCTGGTTTGCCGTGGGTGCCAATGATGTCTTTCCCGAAGAATTTAAATATTTCCTTATTGGAAAAGAGGAGATTCGTTCGATATTTTTTGAACTGCACGATGACCTCTTTGACCCCCGTTTTTGGATCGATATGCAACAGAAGCAGATCAACGGAGAAATTGTGGATGTCTTTCCTTACCGCAGAAGAAAACGGTTTCTCAACACAAAATACTAA
- a CDS encoding T9SS type A sorting domain-containing protein has protein sequence MRKTLTLLLIGFCCLFAGKVDAQQRYLDEMFTDVVRIDSIVYGSNISVFPPAGLKDLIMDVYYPAGDQDTNRALVLLACTGNFLPRPINGGANGTIKDSTVVELAQRLAKRGYVVASFFYRQGWSFTNPSQDIQTATLLQAAYRGIQDARTVARFFREDVAEYGNTYGINPDKIAIGGVGTGGYISMGAVFLDDYEKVKLPKFTDFTTGIPFVDTTVHGNIWGTNQTQQNVPNHLGYSSEIQFAFNLGGALGDSSWVDPGDAPVVSFHTPQDPNAPYDIGVVIVPTTGNTVIDEAAGSYAVAKLQNKYGNHQIFIDAGLTDPFTVAANTNNYDADLAMNLEGLMPFDKPFTPGAYDCGFGGVQVPKVPEGSPWDWWDQGAFISDWDLATGGNPFPGVVMNCNSLASNPDMSATKGRTYIDSVMGYLAPRMVIAMSLYTTSIENELFDRAVTVFPNPAQNLLTIRNENASNLISEVRLMDVSGRTLQYNSGLRTSEVTISRGNIPSGVYILQIRANKGMTTRKVIFE, from the coding sequence ATGAGAAAAACACTTACGCTACTCCTAATCGGCTTTTGCTGCCTGTTTGCCGGCAAGGTTGATGCACAACAGCGATATCTGGATGAGATGTTTACAGATGTCGTGCGAATTGACAGTATCGTTTACGGCTCTAATATATCTGTTTTTCCTCCTGCGGGTTTGAAAGATCTTATCATGGATGTGTACTATCCTGCTGGCGACCAGGATACCAACCGTGCACTTGTACTGCTGGCTTGTACCGGCAACTTCCTCCCCCGCCCGATCAACGGTGGTGCAAATGGAACGATTAAAGACAGTACAGTCGTAGAACTGGCGCAAAGATTAGCAAAAAGAGGATACGTAGTCGCTTCTTTCTTTTACCGTCAGGGATGGAGTTTTACCAACCCCAGTCAGGATATTCAGACAGCTACCCTGCTTCAGGCTGCTTATCGCGGTATTCAGGACGCACGTACGGTTGCCAGATTTTTCCGTGAAGATGTTGCAGAATATGGCAATACTTATGGAATCAACCCCGACAAAATTGCTATCGGTGGGGTAGGAACCGGTGGATATATCTCTATGGGAGCAGTATTCCTCGATGATTATGAAAAAGTCAAACTTCCCAAGTTTACCGATTTTACTACCGGTATTCCATTTGTAGATACTACCGTTCACGGCAATATCTGGGGCACAAACCAAACCCAGCAAAACGTACCCAACCACCTGGGTTATTCCTCCGAAATACAGTTTGCCTTCAATCTCGGCGGTGCGCTGGGAGACTCCAGCTGGGTTGATCCCGGAGATGCACCTGTAGTATCCTTCCATACGCCTCAGGATCCCAATGCACCTTATGATATTGGGGTAGTTATTGTGCCTACAACAGGAAACACGGTAATTGATGAAGCTGCAGGAAGTTATGCCGTAGCCAAACTTCAAAATAAATATGGCAATCACCAGATTTTTATCGATGCAGGTCTTACCGATCCGTTTACTGTTGCTGCAAATACCAACAACTACGATGCAGACCTCGCAATGAACCTTGAAGGCCTGATGCCTTTCGACAAGCCGTTTACACCTGGTGCGTATGATTGTGGTTTTGGCGGTGTACAGGTTCCCAAAGTGCCTGAAGGCAGCCCATGGGATTGGTGGGATCAGGGAGCTTTTATCAGTGACTGGGATTTGGCCACCGGTGGCAACCCCTTCCCCGGTGTTGTGATGAACTGTAACTCCCTCGCCAGCAACCCCGATATGTCTGCGACCAAAGGCCGTACTTATATCGACTCCGTCATGGGATACCTCGCTCCGCGTATGGTGATTGCGATGAGCCTCTATACAACCTCTATTGAAAATGAGCTGTTTGACCGCGCAGTTACGGTGTTCCCCAACCCGGCCCAAAATCTGCTCACCATCCGCAATGAAAATGCTTCCAACCTGATCAGTGAAGTGAGATTGATGGATGTTTCCGGCAGAACCTTGCAGTACAATAGTGGTCTGCGTACCTCTGAAGTTACGATCTCACGTGGTAATATTCCTTCAGGTGTATATATCCTTCAGATTCGCGCAAACAAAGGAATGACCACCCGTAAGGTGATATTCGAATAA
- a CDS encoding T9SS type A sorting domain-containing protein has product MKKANTLLLSTFCLLFYCQANAQNRYLDEVFTDVVRLDSIIYATNFSVFPPAGLKDLIMDVYYPANDNDTSRALVLLACTGYFLPRPINGSPNGTIKDSAVVEIATRLAKRGYVVACFFYRQGYEFVNPNQEVQNATLLQAIYRGIQDARTLVRFFCKDVAENGNTYGINPDKITIGGLGTGGFISLGTAFLDKYEKIKLPMFTDLSTGAPYIDTTIHGNVWGTNQTPQNMPNHTGYASEIRLAFNLGGGLVDSSWIDSGAVPVVCFQTPQDPVISYNNQGIIWPFPHPSIIQFFSGSYTIAHRQNQYGNHQLFIDAGLTDPFTLAANSHNYDSTLAMNLEGLMPFDRPFTPDTYDCGFGGVQVPKVPEGSPWDWWDQEAFIADWDAFTGGNPYSGAVMNCNARAGNPDMSAAKGRTYIDSVMGYLAPRMVIAMSLYTTSIENELFDRALTVFPNPAQNLLTIRNENASNLISEVRLMDVSGRTLQYNSGLRTSEVTISRGNIPSGVYILQIRANKGMTTRKVIFE; this is encoded by the coding sequence GTGAAAAAGGCAAATACATTACTATTATCCACATTTTGCCTGCTCTTCTACTGCCAGGCCAATGCCCAGAATCGGTATCTGGATGAGGTTTTCACAGATGTGGTCAGACTGGACAGTATAATCTATGCGACCAATTTCTCAGTCTTCCCACCTGCCGGTCTCAAAGACCTGATTATGGATGTCTATTACCCAGCCAACGACAACGACACCAGCCGCGCACTCGTGTTGCTTGCCTGTACAGGCTACTTCCTTCCAAGGCCGATCAACGGTAGCCCTAATGGTACAATCAAAGACAGTGCAGTTGTGGAGATTGCCACCCGTCTTGCAAAAAGAGGATATGTAGTGGCATGTTTTTTCTACCGCCAGGGATATGAATTTGTCAACCCCAATCAGGAAGTCCAGAATGCAACTCTGCTTCAGGCTATTTACCGTGGAATACAGGATGCCCGCACCCTCGTGCGATTTTTCTGCAAAGATGTCGCTGAAAACGGAAATACCTATGGCATCAATCCCGATAAAATTACCATTGGCGGTCTGGGGACAGGTGGATTTATTTCTCTGGGAACTGCCTTTCTCGACAAATATGAAAAAATCAAATTGCCCATGTTTACTGACCTCAGCACCGGGGCACCCTATATTGATACTACCATTCATGGCAATGTCTGGGGAACGAACCAGACTCCCCAGAACATGCCCAATCATACAGGCTACGCTTCAGAAATCAGACTTGCATTTAACCTCGGCGGCGGGTTGGTGGATTCAAGCTGGATAGATTCTGGTGCGGTTCCGGTAGTTTGTTTCCAAACCCCTCAGGATCCTGTAATATCTTACAATAATCAGGGAATAATCTGGCCTTTCCCCCATCCTTCAATTATCCAATTTTTTTCCGGCAGCTATACCATCGCCCACCGGCAGAATCAATATGGCAACCATCAACTTTTCATCGATGCCGGTCTGACCGATCCCTTTACCCTGGCAGCTAATTCCCACAACTACGACTCTACTCTGGCTATGAACCTTGAAGGCCTTATGCCTTTTGACAGACCGTTTACCCCTGATACTTATGATTGCGGTTTTGGCGGCGTGCAGGTTCCCAAAGTACCTGAAGGCAGCCCATGGGATTGGTGGGATCAGGAAGCATTTATCGCTGACTGGGATGCTTTTACCGGTGGTAATCCCTACTCCGGTGCCGTTATGAACTGTAACGCCCGCGCCGGTAACCCTGACATGTCCGCTGCAAAAGGCCGTACCTACATTGACTCCGTGATGGGCTATCTCGCTCCCCGTATGGTCATTGCGATGAGCCTTTACACAACTTCTATTGAAAATGAACTGTTTGACCGCGCCCTAACAGTATTCCCTAACCCGGCTCAAAACCTGCTGACCATCCGCAACGAAAATGCTTCCAACCTGATCAGTGAAGTGAGATTGATGGATGTTTCCGGCAGAACCTTGCAGTACAATAGTGGTCTGCGTACCTCTGAAGTTACGATCTCACGTGGTAATATTCCTTCAGGTGTATATATCCTTCAGATTCGCGCAAACAAAGGAATGACCACCCGTAAGGTGATATTCGAATAA
- the scpB gene encoding SMC-Scp complex subunit ScpB — MEPTITQIIEAVIFVADQPVTLDFIRDTFLTKSSEHQATGAGKEEDAEDEPWDAGEFSLMQDLTEDLWEEIVKTLQEKYAGDKYPFEVRKVGGGCQFFTKPVFHRYVRKASLNKNQKRLSRAALETLSIIAYRQPISKAEMEFIRGVNCDYAVQKLLDKKLVHITGRSEGPGRPLLYSTSPFFMQYFGLSDMGDLPKLKEFEELAEEHQELFRQQMDDKIENPNGKETGEKPEERTLLEEHDGGEEEGGEEASGKDTAEETT; from the coding sequence ATGGAACCAACAATCACGCAGATCATAGAAGCGGTTATATTTGTCGCTGATCAGCCGGTTACACTGGACTTTATCCGTGATACTTTTCTGACCAAATCATCCGAGCACCAGGCAACGGGTGCCGGTAAGGAAGAGGACGCAGAGGATGAGCCCTGGGACGCCGGTGAATTTTCGCTTATGCAAGATCTGACAGAAGATCTTTGGGAAGAAATTGTCAAAACTTTACAGGAAAAATATGCCGGCGACAAATACCCTTTTGAAGTGCGAAAAGTCGGTGGCGGATGTCAGTTTTTTACCAAACCTGTTTTCCATCGTTATGTGCGGAAGGCTTCACTAAACAAAAATCAGAAAAGACTTTCCCGCGCCGCACTTGAAACGCTTTCCATCATCGCCTATCGCCAGCCTATATCCAAAGCGGAAATGGAGTTTATTCGCGGCGTAAACTGCGATTATGCTGTACAAAAACTACTGGACAAAAAACTTGTGCATATCACCGGAAGATCAGAAGGCCCGGGCCGTCCGCTGCTTTACAGTACCAGCCCCTTCTTTATGCAGTATTTTGGCCTTTCTGATATGGGAGACCTTCCCAAACTAAAAGAATTTGAAGAACTGGCAGAGGAGCATCAGGAATTGTTTCGCCAGCAAATGGACGATAAGATAGAAAACCCCAATGGCAAAGAAACCGGAGAGAAACCCGAAGAAAGAACCCTTCTGGAAGAACATGATGGAGGAGAAGAAGAAGGTGGTGAAGAAGCGTCTGGAAAAGACACCGCTGAAGAAACAACCTAG